One segment of Pseudophryne corroboree isolate aPseCor3 chromosome 10, aPseCor3.hap2, whole genome shotgun sequence DNA contains the following:
- the LOC134966025 gene encoding zinc finger protein 585A-like, translating to MSKSDVLSMMENAEEPFGQENNQARASRVEISECWTGGAEEPRSFAPLVGKLPEDQPAPQNSQSTLLAREGDDHEQRWREKPVHQLMPTEPVCQPGSATVEYSYPPGRSSSTALPLLEKGRGREEDIAEQAAVGAKVTGPAEDTSAQPVLHGITPMPIHFGKLEKDDVVICRPHGWSNVGQQSKTVETNRRKDTGSHEQPNQRFWGLFQCSFCSFVFQDLSELLQHQETHNQEKFQGIGNEQARPEQQQPVLEWRRYRCIVCDKTFCKQSSLVTHLRIHTGEKPFSCHVCRRKFNQRTSLTVHLRTHTGEAPFPCNKCNRSFRQQSNLTHHMKSHQRAEELDGVDWSEENTAPGIPFMYLISEGEESSNEVWGSKVPFVKGDKGEDPASCKRPYVCGHCFKRFTHQSNLMVHQRIHTGDRSYRCQECGKHFSRRTSLMVHLRGHTGEMPYSCMQCGKSFRQQSNLLYHMKSHVAPTEPKVDVATDNEQTAKLPGQLIGPSGQYLERDNPQLVNIGGGGRIDENQVRAYQCTQCSKWFPSSHSLLLHQKLHVEQSSGILHCREIQVPYPINRGLPHTYTENMLSPRQEHESYPQQHFKLPARAEGSNVSGMLSNLESNLNPQPGHSAAYQRVGIHNADGGHVKGPFHVLGRGRPRKISWLGQGQGTSLGGKAIHKCWKCPRHFNNKSNLIVHLRIHTGEKPFQCWVCEKRFRQQSNLIQHLKNHEDVLGEEDVAHPQKDASKEQQNGKSLQDVGMIQSPSTAQARLGFLPFDGNQMHQNGQLFHGPQTIHLGDLASSTESLTDNLEVNGSRTSAERTYKCSSCFKTFNHKSNLLVHERIHSGDKTYRCLECGKQFSQRTSLMVHLRTHTGEMPYSCLQCRRRFRQQSNLLYHIKTNTVQGQLNCTAENLPNAPLIPRLEPVAEASMGSNVEAASEQAHPWGHLEGNPKNETESLPPHEGAKGEFLCTACDKIFTHQSNLLVHQRIHSGERTYHCHECNRQFSQRTSLMIHLRTHTGEMPYSCQCCGKRFRQQSNLLYHLKSHVGQGISMDASQSAEYAAPRARGRPRKTESNDTVREKRIIPRGKRTYKCTECPRRYNLMSNLVAHQKSHDLQPLYSCLECGDSFLHQGYLAVHKKQHTKVTPPHHGIQFCWRPNQELMDPRNSGTEEERSTVYTQHEK from the exons ATGTCCAAATCCGATGTTTTATCAATGATGGAAAATGCAGAGGAGCCGTTTGGTCAggaaaacaaccaggccagggcaaGTCGAGTGGAAA tttctgaatgTTGGACCGGTGGAGCGGAGGAGCCCAGATCATTTGCTCCCCTGGTTGGAAAACTGCCTGAAGATCAACCTGCTCCACAAAACTCCCAAAGTACTCTTCTCGCCCGCGAAGGTGATGACCACGAGCAACGTTGGAGAGAGAAACCAGTTCATCAACTGATGCCGACTGAGCCAGTGTGTCAGCCAGGCAGTGCCACCGTGGAGTATAGCTATCCCCCCGGACGAAGTTCATCGACAGCGCTGCCTCTCTTAGAGAAAGGGAGAGGCAGGGAAGAGGACATTGCGGAGCAGGCGGCAGTAGGCGCAAAGGTTACTGGACCAGCGGAGGACACCAGTGCACAGCCAGTGCTACATGGAATTACTCCAATGCCAATCCATTTTGGTAAACTTGAAAAAGATGATGTTGTGATTTGTAGGCCCCATGGGTGGTCTAATGTAGGTCAGCAATCTAAGACCGTAGAGACTAACAGGAGAAAAGACACTGGCTCTCATGAACAGCCGAACCAGAGGTTCTGGGGTTTATTTCAGTGCTcgttttgcagttttgtttttcAAGATCTCTCTGAACTTTTGCAGCACCAAGAGACCCACAACCAGGAGAAGTTCCAGGGTATCGGGAACGAGCAGGCACGTCCAGAACAGCAGCAGCCTGTGCTGGAGTGGAGAAGATACCGATGTATCGTGTGTGATAAGACTTTCTGCAAACAGTCTTCGCTGGTCACGCACCTGCGTATACATACCGGTGAAAAGCCGTTTTCCTGCCACGTATGTAGGAGAAAGTTCAACCAGCGCACAAGTCTCACAGTCCACCTACGCACTCACACTGGGGAAGCACCGTTCCCCTGCAACAAGTGCAACAGGAGTTTCCGGCAACAGTCCAATCTTACCCACCACATGAAGAGTCACCAAAGAGCCGAGGAACTTGATGGGGTAGACTGGAGTGAAGAGAACACAGCCCCCGGCATTCCTTTCATGTATCTCATATCGGAAGGGGAGGAATCCAGCAATGAAGTTTGGGGCAGCAAAGTTCCATTTGTGAAAGGTGATAAGGGAGAAGACCCTGCATCATGTAAAAGGCCCTATGTCTGCGGGCACTGTTTCAAGCGATTTACGCACCAGTCCAACCTAATGGTCCATCAGCGCATTCACACCGGGGACCGATCCTACCGTTGCCAGGAATGTGGCAAGCATTTCAGCAGGAGGACCAGCCTGATGGTCCACCTGCGGGGGCATACCGGAGAAATGCCCTATTCTTGTATGCAGTGTGGGAAGAGCTTTCGTCAACAGTCAAATCTGCTCTACCACATGAAAAGCCATGTGGCGCCAACTGAGCCAAAAGTGGACGTGGCCACTGATAATGAACAGACTGCGAAGCTACCTGGGCAACTCATTGGCCCATCTGGCCAGTATTTAGAACGAGATAATCCACAGTTGGTGAACATTGGTGGGGGTGGGAGAATTGACGAAAACCAGGTCCGGGCCTACCAATGTACCCAGTGCTCCAAATGGTTTCCTAGTTCCCATAGCCTCCTTCTGCACCAAAAGCTCCACGTGGAGCAGTCAAGTGGTATCCTGCATTGCAGAGAAATTCAGGTCCCGTACCCCATCAATAGGGGTCTCCCGCATACGTACACTGAAAACATGTTATCTCCACGACAAGAACATGAAAGCTATCCACAGCAACATTTCAAGCTACCGGCCAGAGCTGAAGGCAGCAATGTGTCGGGAATGCTGAGCAACCTAGAATCAAACCTCAACCCTCAGCCAGGACACAGCGCTGCCTATCAGAGAGTTGGCATCCACAATGCCGACGGAGGACATGTCAAAGGTCCTTTTCATGTTCTGGGAAGGGGCAGGCCAAGGAAAATCTCTTGGCTAGGGCAAGGACAAGGTACTTCCTTGGGAGGTAAAGCGATACATAAATGTTGGAAGTGCCCCCGGCATTTTAACAACAAGTCCAACTTAATTGTCCACTTGCGTATTCACACAGGGGAAAAGCCATTCCAGTGTTGGGTGTGCGAGAAGAGATTTAGGCAGCAGTCGAATCTGATCCAGCACCTCAAGAATCATGAGGACGTTCTTGGGGAGGAAGATGTGGCTCACCCGCAGAAGGACGCCAGCAAGGAACAGCAAAATGGGAAGAGTCTTCAGGATGTTGGAATGATTCAGTCGCCAAGCACTGCCCAGGCCCGGCTGGGGTTCCTTCCGTTTGATGGAAACCAGATGCATCAAAACGGTCAGCTCTTCCACGGGCCTCAGACTATACATCTAGGTGACCTGGCCTCCAGTACTGAGAGCCTTACTGATAACTTAGAGGTGAATGGCTCTCGGACATCAGCTGAGAGGACATACAAGTGCAGCAGCTGCTTTAAGACATTTAATCACAAGTCTAACCTCTTGGTTCACGAGCGCATCCACTCAGGAGATAAGACCTATCGCTGCCTGGAGTGTGGAAAGCAGTTTAGCCAGCGCACCAGCCTAATGGTGCACTTAAGGACTCATACGGGTGAGATGCCATACTCTTGCCTGCAGTGCAGAAGGCGCTTCCGACAGCAGTCTAACCTACTTTACCACATAAAGACAAATACGGTGCAAGGGCAGCTGAATTGTACAGCAGAGAACTTGCCGAATGCCCCATTAATTCCCAGGCTAGAGCCAGTGGCAGAAGCCAGCATGGGCTCCAACGTGGAGGCTGCCTCTGAGCAGGCACATCCTTGGGGTCACCTGGAAGGGAATCCTAAGAACGAAACTGAATCTCTTCCACCACATGAGGGCGCCAAAGGCGAGTTCCTCTGCACGGCCTGCGATAAAATATTCACTCATCAATCAAACCTGTTAGTTCACCAACGGATACATTCTGGCGAGCGGACATACCATTGCCACGAGTGCAACCGTCAGTTCAGCCAACGTACCAGCCTGATGATCCACTTGCGCACTCACACCGGGGAGATGCCCTACTCTTGCCAGTGCTGTGGCAAAAGGTTTCGCCAACAGTCAAACCTCTTGTATCATTTGAAGAGCCACGTAGGGCAGGGGATTAGCATGGATGCCAGCCAGAGCGCAGAGTATGCAGCTCCCAGAGCTAGAGGTCGTCCTCGGAAAACTGAATCGAACGACACAGTAAGGGAAAAAAGAATAATCCCTAGAGGCAAGCGTACTTACAAGTGTACGGAATGCCCAAGGCGCTATAACCTCATGTCTAATCTGGTCGCTCACCAAAAGTCGCACGACCTGCAGCCCCTGTACAGTTGCCTAGAGTGCGGAGACAGCTTCCTTCATCAAGGTTACCTTGCGGTCCACAAGAAGCAGCACACTAAAGTGACCCCACCCCACCACGGAATCCAGTTCTGCTGGAGACCAAACCAAGAGTTAATGGACCCCAGAAATTCGGGTACTGAAGAGGAGAGGAGTActgtatacacacagcatgaaaaaTAA